GCCGTCCGATGTCACCGCTCGAATGCGAATCGATCTCGATGTGGCTTGACGACGACGGACATTCGCCGACCATCATTAAATCAGCTTTAAAAGAGGCGGTCATGGCAGGGAAGCTGAACTTCCGCTACATTGACCGCATTTTGCTCGAATGGAAAAAGAACGGGATTCGAACGCCGGAGCAGGCGAAACGCTACGGTGAAAACTTCCGACGCACGAATCGAAATGCTCCGTCGAACGGATCGGATAAAAAAGAGCCGTTCCCGTTTTACAATTGGTTGGAAAAGTAGTGAGAGGATCGCCATGTTGAATCGTACACAAATTCGATATTGTCTTGACGAAATCGCGAGAATGTTTCCGGATGCCGAATGTGAGTTGAAGCACCGCAACCCGCTTGAATTAACGGTTGCCGTCATTTTATCAGCGCAATGTACCGATGCGCTCGTAAATAAAGTAACCCCTGGTCTGTTCGCGAAATACAAGCGGCCGGAAGATTATTTGAACGTTCCGCTCGAGGAGTTGCAGCAAGACATTCGTTCGATCGGCCTTTTCCGTAACAAAGCGAAAAACATTCGCAAAATGTGCCGGCAGCTGATTGAAGAGTATGGCGGGGAAGTTCCCACGGAACGTGAAGAATTGCTTACATTGGCCGGTGTCGGTCGAAAAACCGCGAACGTGATCGCATCGGTCGCTTTCGGTGTGCCGG
The sequence above is a segment of the Bacillales bacterium genome. Coding sequences within it:
- the nth gene encoding endonuclease III — translated: MLNRTQIRYCLDEIARMFPDAECELKHRNPLELTVAVILSAQCTDALVNKVTPGLFAKYKRPEDYLNVPLEELQQDIRSIGLFRNKAKNIRKMCRQLIEEYGGEVPTEREELLTLAGVGRKTANVIASVAFGVPAIAVDTHVERVSKRLGICRWKDSVLEVEKTLMKKVPMEEWTDTHHRLIFFGRYHCKAQAPNCTGCPLRDLCREGKKRLKTT